The following coding sequences are from one Eleginops maclovinus isolate JMC-PN-2008 ecotype Puerto Natales chromosome 13, JC_Emac_rtc_rv5, whole genome shotgun sequence window:
- the slc52a3-2a gene encoding riboflavin transporter 2 has protein sequence MSLLTHLLACLFGMGSWVSINGLWVELPLIVPHIPEGWYLPSYLSILIQMANIGPLFVTLMHRFRPGALNEAAVIYLIIGVGTVATFLMGFFWKETVMVAGVPRSVALLVLTFFLATVDCTSSVTFLPFMMRLKTQYLTTYYIGEGVSGLLPALVALIQGVGVVHCINSTQSLNHTLNSSSTIDLRAEYQPANFSAEVFFFFLSAMMLVCLVAFLLLNYHPSVAREQPDSRFNNRGKEKSQRNRKWAEEKPMMDSFRPANTKCRSGFGTGSYSWAQVVYIFGILAWVNALTNVVLPSVQSYSCLPYGNNAYHLSATMAAVANPLACFIAMFFPIRSLFLMGVLTVTGSGVGAYIMAMAVLSPCPLLVNITSGGVIIVLAWILFVLTLSYVKVIIGVILRDEGHSALVWCGAVVQLGSLLGAVTMIPVVNVYYFFSSGDPCNTKCP, from the exons ATGTCCCTCCTCACACACCTGTTGGCGTGTTTGTTCGGCATGGGTTCCTGGGTCTCCATCAACGGCCTGTGGGTGGAGCTGCCCCTGATCGTCCCCCATATCCCGGAGGGTTGGTACCTGCCCTCGTACCTCTCCATCCTCATCCAGATGGCCAACATTGGGCCTCTCTTCGTCACCCTGATGCACCGCTTCCGGCCCGGCGCCCTGAACGAAGCAGCCGTCATATATTTGATCATCGGCGTGGGCACCGTGGCGACCTTCCTGATGGGCTTCTTCTGGAAGGAGACTGTCATGGTGGCGGGGGTTCCTCGCAGTGTAGCCCTCCTGGTCTTGACGTTCTTCCTCGCAACTGTTGACTGCACTTCCTCCGTCACCTTCCTGCCCTTCATGATGCGCCTCAAGACTCAATACCTGACCACGTACTACATCGGGGAGGGGGTGAGCGGCCTGCTGCCTGCTCTGGTGGCACTGATCCAGGGGGTTGGAGTGGTCCACTGCATAAACAGCACTCAGTCTCTGAACCACACGCTGAACTCTTCCTCCACCATTGACCTTCGTGCAGAGTACCAGCCAGCTAACTTCTCTGCGgaggtgtttttcttcttcctcagtGCCATGATGCTCGTGTGCCTGGTGGCGTTCCTGCTGCTAAACTACCACCCATCTGTGGCCAGGGAGCAACCCGACAGTCGATTCAACAACAGGGGGAAGGAGAAATCtcagaggaacaggaagtgggcgGAGGAGAAGCCCATGATGGACTCATTCAGACCTGCAAACACCAAGTGCAGAAGCGGCTTCGGGACAGGGTCTTACAGCTGGGCGCAGGTGGTTTATATCTTTGGGATCCTGGCCTGGGTCAACGCCCTAACCAACGTGGTGCTCCCCTCGGTGCAATCCTACTCATGTCTGCCATACGGGAACAACGCCTACCATCTCTCAGCCACTATGGCTGCTGTGGCAAACCCTCTTGCCTGCTTCATCGCCATGTTCTTCCCTATAAG ATCCCTATTTTTAATGGGAGTTCTCACAGTGACCGGAAGTGGAGTTGGAGCTTACATAATGGCCATGGCGGTGCTGAGCCCATGCCCACTGCTGGTTAACATAACGTCAGGAGGTGTCATTATT GTGTTGGCCTGGATCCTGTTTGTCCTCACTCTGTCCTATGTGAAGGTGATCATCGGTGTGATCCTGCGCGACGAGGGCCACAGCGCCCTGGTGTGGTGTGGGGCTGTAGTGCAgctgggctctctgctgggggCTGTCACCATGATTCCAGTGGTCAACGTGTACTACTTCTTTTCATCAGGGGACCCATGCAACACAAAATGTCCCTAA